The Blautia obeum ATCC 29174 region AGAAAACACAGGGGGCGCGCTGCATGGCCTGCGGCGTACCTTTCTGCCAGTCAGGTATGATGCTTAATGGAATGGCTTCCGGCTGTCCACTGCATAACCTCGTACCGGAAACAAATGATCTGGTATATACAGGAAACTGGAAACAGGCATATTTAAGACTTTCCAAGACACATAGTTTTCCGGAGTTTACTTCCAGAGTGTGTCCGGCTCTTTGTGAGGCGGCATGTACCTGTAATCTGGACAGTGAGCCGGTATCTACAAAAGAGAATGAAAGAGCAATTATTGAAACTGCGTGGCAGGAAGGATGGGTAAAACCACAGATTCCACGCGTTCGTACAGGAAAGACGATCGCAGTAGTCGGAAGTGGTCCATCCGGTCTGGCAGCGGCACAGCAACTGAACCGAAGAGGACACAGTGTTACAGTTTATGAAAGAAGTGACAGACCTGGCGGACTTCTCCGTTACGGTATTCCGAATATGAAACTGGAAAAATCTGTCGTAGACAGAAGAATTCATCTGATGGAAGAAGAAGGTGTGAAGTTTGTTCTGAATACCAATGTCGGAAAAGATATCACTGCAGAAGAACTTCTTAAGAAATATGACCGCGTGATCCTTGCATGTGGAGCATCTAATCCGAGAGACATCAAAGTTCCGGGACGAGAAGCAAAAGGTATTTACTTTGCTGTAGATTTTCTTGGAAAAGTCACCAAGACACTTTTGGATTCCAATTTTGAAAAAACGCCATATGAACTTGCAAAAGACAAACACGTTCTTGTGATCGGTGGCGGTGATACCGGAAATGACTGTGTTGGAACAAGCATCCGTCTGGGCGCAAAATCTGTGATACAGCTGGAAATGATGCCAAAACCTCCGGCAGAGCGTGCGGCAAACAATCCGTGGCCTGAGTGGCCGAGAATCCTCAAAACGGACTATGGCCAGGAAGAGGCAATTGCAGTGTTTGGCCATGATCCGCGTGTATATCAGACAACGGTTACGGAGTTTATTGCAGATAAGAAAGGAAATGTCTGCAAGGCGAAGATCGTTAAACTAAAAAGTCAGAAAGATGAAAAGACAGGAAGAATGATGATGGTTCCGGTAGAAGGAACGGAAGAAGTCATTCCGGCAGATGTGGTTCTGATCGCAGCTGGATTCCTGGGAAGCCAAAAGTATGTAACAGATGCATTTAAAGTAGCACTTACCGGACGGACAAACGTTGAAACAAAACCAGAAGCTTATGAAACTTCTGTACCAAGAGTCTTCACGGCAGGCGATATGCACCGGGGACAGTCGCTGGTTGTATGGGCAATCCGTGAGGGCCGTGAGGCAGCAAGAGCTGTTGATGAGTCTCTGATGGGATATACAAATCTGTAAAAAGAGAGTTGACAAAGACCATGCAGGTTGCTATAATACCTGCATGAACAAGGGCGTTCTTTTGGAGGGTAACCCTCCGAAAGTGCGCCCCTTTTTTATTTATTTTTAAATTATAAGGAGAGAATGTTATGGGGAATTATACCAGAGAGGAAATATTACAGATGGTTGAGGATGAAGACGTAGAATTTATCCGTCTTCAGTTTACTGATATGTTTGGGGCAATCAAAAATATCGCTGTAACCGCTCGGGAACTTCCTCGGGCGTTGAATAATCAGTGTGTGATAGATGGAGAACAGATTGCAGGAACCTCCGGATTAAAAGATGCAGATCTGTATCTCAGACCTGTACTTGATACATTTGCAATCCTGCCGTGGCGTCCACAGCAGGGAAAAGTGGCACGAATGATCTGTGATCTGTATTTTCCTGATGGAACGCCATACAAAAACAGTCCAAGATATATTCTGGAAAATGTTGCCGGAAAAGCGCAGGCTGAGGGCTATACCTGCTACATTGATCCGGAATGTGAATTTTTCCTGTTCCATACAGAAGATAATGGAAATCCAACAACGGTGACACACGAGCAGGCCGGATATCTGGATATCAGTCCGCTGGATCTTGGAGAAAATGCAAGAAGAGATATGGTGCTTACATTGGAAGATATGGGAATGGAAGTTGAATCCTCTCATCACGAGGCAGCACCGGCTCAGCATGAAATTGATTTTCGGTATGGCGAGATCCGCAAGATTGCGGACTGCATTACTACTTTTAAGATGGCTGTTCGTATTGTGGCAAAGAGACATGGCCTTCATGCGACATTTATGCCGAAACCAAAGGCAGAAGTAAATGGATCAGGAATGCATATTCAGTTTTCGCTGATTAAAGACGGAAAGAATGTGTTTGAGAGTCAGTCAAATCATGGAGAACTCAGCCAGGAGGCTTACTATTTTATTGGAGGCCTGCTTGCACACAGTAAGGAAATGGCACTGATCACGAATCCGATCGTTAATTCATACAAACGACTTGTTCCGGGATATGATGCTCCGACAGAACTTACCTGGACAGAGAATAATCAGAATTCACTTGTTCGCATTCCAGTTACCAGAGGCGAAGGAATCAGAGTAGAACTTCGAAGTCCTGATACTTCCGCGAATCCGTATGTTGTTCTGGCAATCTGCCTGGCAGCAGGTCTGGATGGAATCAAAAACAAGATCACGCCGACGAAATCATCAAACCTTGCAATGCAGGGACAACAGGCGGAGCATCTTCCGTCAACGCTGAAAGAGGCAATTGACTATTTTGAGGAAAGTACATGGGTAAAGGATGTGCTGGGAGAAGAGTTCTGCAAACAGTATGTTGCAGCCAAGAAAAATGAATGGCTGCGATATATACAGCAGGTAACTGACTGGGAAATTGCAGAATATCTGTATCGCCTGTAAGTATGTGGTCTTGTAGGAGAAACGTATGAGGTCTGAAGGAGGAGAGACACTGGTATGAGCAGCATTGTTATTGCATTACCAAAAATAGAAG contains the following coding sequences:
- the glnA gene encoding type I glutamate--ammonia ligase, yielding MGNYTREEILQMVEDEDVEFIRLQFTDMFGAIKNIAVTARELPRALNNQCVIDGEQIAGTSGLKDADLYLRPVLDTFAILPWRPQQGKVARMICDLYFPDGTPYKNSPRYILENVAGKAQAEGYTCYIDPECEFFLFHTEDNGNPTTVTHEQAGYLDISPLDLGENARRDMVLTLEDMGMEVESSHHEAAPAQHEIDFRYGEIRKIADCITTFKMAVRIVAKRHGLHATFMPKPKAEVNGSGMHIQFSLIKDGKNVFESQSNHGELSQEAYYFIGGLLAHSKEMALITNPIVNSYKRLVPGYDAPTELTWTENNQNSLVRIPVTRGEGIRVELRSPDTSANPYVVLAICLAAGLDGIKNKITPTKSSNLAMQGQQAEHLPSTLKEAIDYFEESTWVKDVLGEEFCKQYVAAKKNEWLRYIQQVTDWEIAEYLYRL
- a CDS encoding glutamate synthase subunit beta gives rise to the protein MGKPTGFLEYKRETARVLPPKVRIANFNEFRTPLSKEKQKTQGARCMACGVPFCQSGMMLNGMASGCPLHNLVPETNDLVYTGNWKQAYLRLSKTHSFPEFTSRVCPALCEAACTCNLDSEPVSTKENERAIIETAWQEGWVKPQIPRVRTGKTIAVVGSGPSGLAAAQQLNRRGHSVTVYERSDRPGGLLRYGIPNMKLEKSVVDRRIHLMEEEGVKFVLNTNVGKDITAEELLKKYDRVILACGASNPRDIKVPGREAKGIYFAVDFLGKVTKTLLDSNFEKTPYELAKDKHVLVIGGGDTGNDCVGTSIRLGAKSVIQLEMMPKPPAERAANNPWPEWPRILKTDYGQEEAIAVFGHDPRVYQTTVTEFIADKKGNVCKAKIVKLKSQKDEKTGRMMMVPVEGTEEVIPADVVLIAAGFLGSQKYVTDAFKVALTGRTNVETKPEAYETSVPRVFTAGDMHRGQSLVVWAIREGREAARAVDESLMGYTNL